Proteins from a single region of Macrotis lagotis isolate mMagLag1 chromosome 2, bilby.v1.9.chrom.fasta, whole genome shotgun sequence:
- the C1QTNF1 gene encoding complement C1q tumor necrosis factor-related protein 1, which translates to MIGSCKLGFILGSCLLLTLIWCDPALGRASQKQQPQKDQEETQEEVKVEDLPPPLPNHTEKVEDHHEKNNPSLEEQSSDSKCFRCCDSGNPMYQPMPMPMPMPMPMPQINITILKGEKGDRGERGLQGKFGKTGSIGARGHAGPKGQKGTMGAPGDRCKNHYAAFSVGRKKPLHSNDYYQTLIFDMEFVNLYSHFNMFTGKFYCYVPGIYFFSLNVHTWNQKETYLHIMKNDAEVVILYAQVSDRSIMQSQSLMLELQEQDEVWVRLFKGERENAIFSDEFDTYITFNGYLIKHNAEP; encoded by the exons ATGATTGGGTCCTGCAAATTGGGATTCATTTTAGGATCCTGCCTGCTACTGACTCTCATCTGGTGTGACCCAGCATTGGGCAGGGCATCACAAAAGCAGCAACCTCAGAAAGACCAGGAAGAGACTCAGGAAGAGGTTAAGGTGGAGGACTTACCGCCACCATTGCCGAATCACACTGAAAA GGTTGAAGATCACCATGAAAAGAACAACCCCAGCCTGGAAGAGCAATCTTCTGACTCAAAATGTTTCCGCTGTTGTGACTCTGGCAACCCCATGTACCAGCCAATGCCAATGCCAATGCCAATGCCAATGCCAATGCCTCAGATCAATATCACTATTTTAAAAG GTGAAAAgggtgacagaggagagagaggccTCCAAGGAAAATTTGGTAAAACAGGATCAATAGGTGCCAGGGGCCATGCTGGACCAAAGGGACAGAAAGGTACAATGGGGGCTCCTGGGGATCGATGTAAGAACCACTATGCTGCCTTCTCAGTGGGAAGGAAGAAGCCTTTGCACAGTAATGATTACTACCAGACACTGATTTTCGACATGGAATTCGTCAACCTCTACAGCCACTTCAACATGTTCACAGGTAAATTCTACTGCTACGTTCCAGGCATCTACTTCTTCAGTCTCAATGTGCATACTTGGAACCAGAAGGAAACTTATCTCCATATCATGAAGAATGATGCTGAGGTGGTGATACTATATGCTCAGGTGAGCGATCGAAGCATCATGCAGAGCCAGAGCCTGATGTTGGAGCTTCAGGAGCAGGATGAGGTGTGGGTACGGCTATtcaagggggagagagagaatgccATCTTCAGTGATGAGTTTGACACCTACATCACCTTTAATGGGTATCTGATCAAACACAATGCTGAGCCATAG